Genomic window (Candidatus Omnitrophota bacterium):
TTCCTTTGCGCCATCTTTCGGAAGCAATGTTTTAAGTAAAAACAAAGCCGCATTATTTTATGGTCTGTGTGTTATTGCAGGCGGGTGCCTGGTCGGGCCTCGTGTTGTAGAAACGCTCGTAAAGAAGATATCCTATACAGAGATCAGCCTGTTATCCGGCGGAATAATAATCGCGGCCTCGGCAATAACCATGTTTTTGAGCAATGTGCTGAAAGTGCCGCAATCTACGAGCTTTGTTACCGTAGCGAGTTTTGTCGGCGCGGGTTTATTTTATGGCAGGGTCAACTGGTATACGGTGGGTAAGATACTGATGTTCGCGCTCGCCTTTTCTATAATATCTTTTATTCTCACGATCTTTATCAAGCGCAAAATATATCCGCCCCGGCATGGGAACCTAAGATTTTATGAAAATTTTTTCGTGCACAGGGAAAAGTTTAAAAAGTTTATAATTATTCATGATATGTATGCCGGTTTCAGCGTAGGAACGAATAACGTTGCTAATGTGGTGGCCCCACTAACAGGCTTATTAGGCATGGGCAACCTTTTTTGGTTATTTGCTATAAGCCCGTTTTTTGGATTGGGGGCTTATTTCGCGGGAGAGAGAATGATAAAATCCGTTTCAAAAGATATAATACCGGTAGGAGAGTTTTCTGCAAGTATAGTATCTTTTATTACGGCGACATTCGTACTGCTGGCATCTTTGTTAGGATTGCCGACCCCTTATGTGCAGTTCACGACATTTTCTCTCTTGGGGATAAGTTGTGTTAAAGATGGATTTAAAGTTACTGCAGAAAAATCTATAGTGAAAAGAATATTATGGGTTTGGGTGCTTGTACCGATTTTTACGGCGCTATTGAGTTTTGGCATACACAATATTTTTCACAATTATCTGGCACATTAAGGAGTAAGTCATGCAAAATAGTACAAAGATCAGTGCTAATATACTCGAGTCTATAGGAGGCACCCCCTTGATAAGGCTTAATCGCGTAACAGTGCCCGATACGGCAGAAGTACTGGCGAAACTTGAATCGCTCAATCCCGGCGGAAGCGTGAAAGACAGAATAGCGCTTGCCATGATAGAAGACGCAGAAAATAAAGGCCTGCTCACAAAAGACTCAACAGTGATAGAGCCTACAAGTGGCAATACTGGAATTGGGCTTGCAATGGTGTGCGCGGTAAAAGGATATAGATGCGTGTTAACTATGCCGGAAACGATGAGTCTTGAAAGAATATACATATTGAAAGCATACGGAGCCCAGGTCATTCTTACGCCTGGCAGTAAAGGTATGGACGGCGCGATAAAGAAAGCCCAGGAATTATATAAAAAAACACCGCATTCTTTTATGCCGCATCAGTTTCAGCACGCGGCTAATCCCGAGGCGCATAGAAAAACTACTGCACGGGAGATAATAGCGCAGGCCGGTGGGAAAATAGACGCTTTTGTCGCAGGGGTAGGAACCGGCGGGACCATAACAGGAGTGGGAGAAGTGCTCAAAGCACATAACCCGGAAATTAGAATTATAGCAGTTGAGCCCCAAGCCAGCGCCGTTTTATCCGGCAAGCCACATGGCGCCCATAGGATACAGGGCATAGGAGCTGGTTTTATTCCGGATATATTGAATAGAAGTATAATCGATGATATTATTACTGTTAGTGATAGGGACGCATACGATATGGCAAAGTTGCTGGCAAAAAAAGAAGGAATATTTAGTGGGCCGTCTTCCGGTGCAGCCCTTGTAGGAGCTTTGGCGGTTGCAAAAAAATTAGGTAAGGGCAAGAGGGTGGTAACCGTTTTTCCGGATACCGGGGAAAGATATTTTTCGGTAGCGCAGTATTTTGAGTTTTAATGGAACTTTCGCTATAAAAGTGCGGCAAAATGACTCAAAAATATGCCTGATATAGAAACGAGGCTATTAAGTAAAATGGAAGGATACTTTGCCGAGGACGCCAAGCGTATTCGGCATGCTCGCGCTGTGTTGGGCTATGCCAAGGAAATTCTGGAAAAAGAAAAAGGAGATAGAGAAGTAGTCATTCCCGCAGCTATACTACATGATATTGGTATAAAGGAATGTGAAAAAAAGTATAATTCCACCGCAGGCCACTTACAGGAAAAAGAGGGCCCTCCTATAGCAACAGGGATTTTACATGATCTAAATGTGGATGAAGAGATTATTTCAGAGGTATGCCAAATAATAGCCAGTCATCACAGTCCCGGGGAGATAGATACCGCAAATTTTAGGATTCTCTGGGATGCAGACTGGTTAGTTAATCTTAGGGACGAATATGATATTAATGACAGAGAAAAACTAAAAGATGTAATCAAGAAAGTATTTTTAACGGCAACAGGAAGATCCAGGGCCGAGGAAATTTATATTAAAAATGAAAAAAACGGGTAAAATATACATAATAGGCGCGGGGCCCGGGGACCCGGAGCTTATAACGGTAAAAGCTTTAAAGGCGCTAAAAAAAGCCGATACTATTGTGTATGATTTTTTGGCAAGCCCTGAATTATTGAAGTTAGCAAAAAAATCCGCCAAAAAAATATGTGTTGGCAAGGCCGATGGTTTGCACCTTTTGGAGCAGCGCT
Coding sequences:
- a CDS encoding HD domain-containing protein, with the translated sequence MPDIETRLLSKMEGYFAEDAKRIRHARAVLGYAKEILEKEKGDREVVIPAAILHDIGIKECEKKYNSTAGHLQEKEGPPIATGILHDLNVDEEIISEVCQIIASHHSPGEIDTANFRILWDADWLVNLRDEYDINDREKLKDVIKKVFLTATGRSRAEEIYIKNEKNG
- the cysK gene encoding cysteine synthase A; this translates as MQNSTKISANILESIGGTPLIRLNRVTVPDTAEVLAKLESLNPGGSVKDRIALAMIEDAENKGLLTKDSTVIEPTSGNTGIGLAMVCAVKGYRCVLTMPETMSLERIYILKAYGAQVILTPGSKGMDGAIKKAQELYKKTPHSFMPHQFQHAANPEAHRKTTAREIIAQAGGKIDAFVAGVGTGGTITGVGEVLKAHNPEIRIIAVEPQASAVLSGKPHGAHRIQGIGAGFIPDILNRSIIDDIITVSDRDAYDMAKLLAKKEGIFSGPSSGAALVGALAVAKKLGKGKRVVTVFPDTGERYFSVAQYFEF
- a CDS encoding inorganic phosphate transporter is translated as MLIVTVLVVAIFLALNMGISGFSVSFAPSFGSNVLSKNKAALFYGLCVIAGGCLVGPRVVETLVKKISYTEISLLSGGIIIAASAITMFLSNVLKVPQSTSFVTVASFVGAGLFYGRVNWYTVGKILMFALAFSIISFILTIFIKRKIYPPRHGNLRFYENFFVHREKFKKFIIIHDMYAGFSVGTNNVANVVAPLTGLLGMGNLFWLFAISPFFGLGAYFAGERMIKSVSKDIIPVGEFSASIVSFITATFVLLASLLGLPTPYVQFTTFSLLGISCVKDGFKVTAEKSIVKRILWVWVLVPIFTALLSFGIHNIFHNYLAH